The segment GAGGATCTTCGATACTGTCCAAGATCAAGAAAAAGGGTGTTTCCGTTTTGCTCTTCGCCTGTTCCAATAGTTGATCCAACGTCAGATATTCATAAGGCGTGATGGCCAATACCACCCCTTGATGAACACCACGATCACTCAGTAGGTCTAATTTCTGCTTAGGCACCCACTTGACCGGCACCGATTGTTCTCGAGCAATATTTTTCAACTCTTCAACCTTGTCGCCCCGTGAATCTTCTTGGAGGAACAATTTATTTCCACGACCTTGTTGCAAAGCTTCGACTGTCGCATGATGACCAAATACAAAATTGTCTTCACTCGTTGTGTCCTCTTGACCAACATAAACTGTTTCCTTCTTGGCACTACGTTTCTCATTGCCTTTTGTAAAACGTTGAGAATCTTTTTTGTTTCGTTTTTGATAATTACGTTCTTTATTTTCTTTCCTCATGGGTTTCACCTACTTTCTCAATACACCAATTGATCAATTCTTCCATACGTTCGGTTTGTTTTGTTAGATGTAAGTAGCCCATCAAGGCTTCAAACCCTGTTGCAACGCGATAAGTGGTAATATCCGCATTTTTTGCACTCGTATGGCTTTTGGCATTTCTACCCCTGCGATAGTAAAGTTCTTCATTTTCTGTTAACAGGTTTTCTTGCAACATTTGTTGGATCAAAAAAGCTTGTGCCTTTGCCGAAACATAGTGTGTCGCTGCTCGGTGCAGTTTATTCGGCTTTGTTTCACCTTTTTCAATCAAGTAATCTCGAATATAGATTTCGTAGATAGCATCTCCAACATAAGCAAGTGCTAAACCATTTAGTTGTGTATGATCTCTCATGCTTCTCTTCTCCAACGAGTACCTTGTGGAGTGTCATCTAACAAGATACCTTTTTCTTTTAATTGGTCCCGAATTTCATCACTACGAGCGAAATCTCGGTTTTTTCTGGCTTGTGTTCGTTCTTCGATCAGTTGCTCGATTTCTTCATCCAACATTTCTGCTGTCGTAAATAAGATACCAAAGATCGACAACCATTGGGTAAATAGTGCCTCACTTTTGGATAGGATCGTTTTGGAGACAGTCGGTTGTTCCAAATACGTATTGATCCATTTTGCTAATTCATAGACAACTGTGATGCCGTTAGCCGCATTGAAATCATCGTCCATTTCTTTGATGAATCGTGTCTCTAATTGTTCCAGTTCTGTTACCTGTCTCTCATCTTCCGACTGGGCTGCTACCGCATTTTCAAAACGGAAGTTTAGATTATCAAACGTATTTTTCAATCGCTGTAAGTTTGTCGCTGCTTCTTTCATCGTTGCTTCACTATAGCGAATCGGTCGACGATATTGTGTGGTTGCCATAAAGAAGCGTAACACTTGTGGGTCTACCTCTTGGATCATTTCGTGGACAGTGATAAAGTTCCCTAAAGACTTACTCATTTTTTGATCGTCTTCACCAATCGTCACATAGCCATTGTGCATCCAATAGTTCGCAAATTTTTTACCTGTTTTCGCTTCACTTTGGGCAATTTCGTTCTCATGATGAGGGAACTCCAAGTCTTGTCCACCACCATGGATATCGATTGTCTCACCTAAATGTTTCGTTGCCATCACGGAACATTCGATATGCCACCCTGGACGACCTTCGCCCCATGGCGATTCCCATGAAATTTCGCCTGGTTTTGCTTTTTTCCACAAGGCAAAGTCTAAAGGATCTTCTTTTTGTTGCTGTTCTGCGCCAGTACGTTGACTTGCACCAATCTCTAACTCGTCTATTGATTGATCACTCAATTGACCATAATCAGTAAATTTACGCGTACGATAATAAACATCGCCATTCGATTCATAAGCAAAACCTTTGGCGATCAATATTTGGATGAACACACGAATATCTTCCATGTGATCCATTACTCTTGGATGGCTCGTTGCTGGCTGCACATTCAAGGCTTTCGTATCTTCTTCAAAAGCTTTGATAAAACGATCAGCAACTTCAGGCGCCGTGATCCCAAGCTCATTGGCAGCCTTGATGATTTTATCATCCACATCTGTAAAATTCGATACGTAGTTCACTTGATAT is part of the Enterococcus mundtii genome and harbors:
- the rlmB gene encoding 23S rRNA (guanosine(2251)-2'-O)-methyltransferase RlmB encodes the protein MRKENKERNYQKRNKKDSQRFTKGNEKRSAKKETVYVGQEDTTSEDNFVFGHHATVEALQQGRGNKLFLQEDSRGDKVEELKNIAREQSVPVKWVPKQKLDLLSDRGVHQGVVLAITPYEYLTLDQLLEQAKSKTETPFFLILDSIEDPHNFGSILRTADASGVDGVIIPKHRAVGITPIVTKTSTGAVEYVPVARVTNLVQTVQQLKEQQFWVFGTDMEGTNFQSWNAKGSIALVIGNEGRGMSAGLKKEMDELLTIPMVGHVQSLNASVAAGLLMYQAFSQRQGG
- a CDS encoding Mini-ribonuclease 3: MRDHTQLNGLALAYVGDAIYEIYIRDYLIEKGETKPNKLHRAATHYVSAKAQAFLIQQMLQENLLTENEELYYRRGRNAKSHTSAKNADITTYRVATGFEALMGYLHLTKQTERMEELINWCIEKVGETHEERK
- the cysS gene encoding cysteine--tRNA ligase gives rise to the protein MIKIYNTLSREKETFVPLKEGQVSMYVCGPTVYNYIHIGNARSTIAFDTIRRYLEYRGYQVNYVSNFTDVDDKIIKAANELGITAPEVADRFIKAFEEDTKALNVQPATSHPRVMDHMEDIRVFIQILIAKGFAYESNGDVYYRTRKFTDYGQLSDQSIDELEIGASQRTGAEQQQKEDPLDFALWKKAKPGEISWESPWGEGRPGWHIECSVMATKHLGETIDIHGGGQDLEFPHHENEIAQSEAKTGKKFANYWMHNGYVTIGEDDQKMSKSLGNFITVHEMIQEVDPQVLRFFMATTQYRRPIRYSEATMKEAATNLQRLKNTFDNLNFRFENAVAAQSEDERQVTELEQLETRFIKEMDDDFNAANGITVVYELAKWINTYLEQPTVSKTILSKSEALFTQWLSIFGILFTTAEMLDEEIEQLIEERTQARKNRDFARSDEIRDQLKEKGILLDDTPQGTRWRREA